The Deltaproteobacteria bacterium genome includes a window with the following:
- a CDS encoding nitronate monooxygenase, with protein sequence MKTELTEMLGINYPIIQGGMGYTRNLTAAASNAGALGLIGAATWAFNASLLSDSTGI encoded by the coding sequence ATAAAAACCGAACTGACTGAAATGCTGGGGATTAACTATCCGATCATCCAGGGGGGGATGGGCTATACCCGAAACTTAACTGCAGCGGCATCAAATGCCGGTGCCTTGGGACTCATCGGTGCCGCCACCTGGGCATTCAACGCTTCTCTCCTTTCAGATTCGACAGGGATCTGA